The Penicillium digitatum chromosome 6, complete sequence genome contains the following window.
TCCAAGCCGTTCTCCCCACAAAGACCGAAGTACCGACCGCCATCACCATCGAAGACAAAAACATCAATCTAGGCCTTATACTCGCTCCCTCTCCCGTTCCCGCTCACCAGATTCGTACAAATCTCGGCGGTCAAAGCGGGAAGATGTGTCGCCATATGTCTCCCGCAGTTCTCGCATTGAAACCACACGACATAAACGAGGGTCGCCGTTGTCTACTATAACTGCACTCCAAACGGAGACCGACGTGGGCAACGAATCTGATCCCTTAGAAGACCTTGTCGGGCCACTTCCTCCTCGACAAAACGAGGCACCTATCCGCTCGCGTGGGCGAGGTGCCTATAAACACAATGTGAGCAACATCGATGCTCACTTTGCCCCTGGCTACGACCCGGCTACCGATGTGCATCTAGATGAAGACAAACTACACAGTGTGGGCCAGGAATCCTCCCGTCGTCCTGTCGCTGGGCTCATGACAAAAGAAGATGACTGGGACATGGCAATGGAGGCGCTGCGCGATCGTGAACGCTGGAGAAACAAGGGCGAGGAGAGGCTACGTACAGCTGGAATCGACGAGGCAACCATTGATAAATGGAAGAAAAACACCGCTTTCGCGGGCGTGGACGGAAAAGGCAAACCTGAGGATGTACAGTGGTCGAAGAAAGGCGAAGGGCGGGAATGGGATCGCGGCAAGTTCGTGGATGACGATGGCCATATTGACGTTCGGGCTGCTTGGTAGCAATTTTTACTGGATGTTTTGATGACTGGCGTTTGAGAACTGTGCTATGGGTGATACCAAGGTGTATGTTGCAACTTTGATCTTGTTTTTTGGCTTCGCCTTCATTCACGAACACTTTGGTCTACCCTGTCTATGCTTTGCGCAATATATATCAAACAAAGGAGGATTTCCCCAA
Protein-coding sequences here:
- a CDS encoding LUC7 related, producing MDDDYVAQILAKEAKESSIKYASQGMSAFMPLRPTSNAPKPNTRFLRNLIKVTDSHNTALKLKEEREARERMRQLKNQASGASSALAQTSIDRSSKRSDYRSEVRGSRDNRRGEREDRIRSYRKRTRSRSPSAEQDRSRRRRQRNEDYGGTGERGKDRDEHRREQRDHESSRRDRRDTNKEHTRRRRERSYSRSPSRSPHKDRSTDRHHHRRQKHQSRPYTRSLSRSRSPDSYKSRRSKREDVSPYVSRSSRIETTRHKRGSPLSTITALQTETDVGNESDPLEDLVGPLPPRQNEAPIRSRGRGAYKHNVSNIDAHFAPGYDPATDVHLDEDKLHSVGQESSRRPVAGLMTKEDDWDMAMEALRDRERWRNKGEERLRTAGIDEATIDKWKKNTAFAGVDGKGKPEDVQWSKKGEGREWDRGKFVDDDGHIDVRAAW